One window of Myxococcota bacterium genomic DNA carries:
- a CDS encoding S1 RNA-binding domain-containing protein has translation DSGRVTIFAPNRDALVKCQQMVEEVTQEAEIGKTYVGKVRKVTDFGAFVEIFPGTDGLLHISELADRRIAKVEDICVEGDEVIVKCLDVDPSGKIRLSRRAALAEQLEASRAQA, from the coding sequence GGATTCGGGCCGCGTGACCATCTTCGCGCCCAACCGCGACGCGCTGGTGAAGTGCCAGCAGATGGTCGAGGAAGTGACTCAGGAGGCCGAGATCGGCAAGACCTACGTGGGCAAGGTCCGCAAGGTCACCGACTTCGGCGCGTTCGTGGAGATCTTCCCGGGCACCGACGGCCTGCTCCACATTTCGGAGCTCGCCGACCGGCGCATCGCCAAGGTCGAGGACATCTGCGTCGAGGGCGACGAGGTGATCGTGAAGTGTCTCGACGTCGACCCGAGCGGCAAGATCCGGCTCTCGCGCCGGGCGGCCCTGGCAGAACAACTCGAGGCTTCTCGCGCACAAGCGTAG